Proteins co-encoded in one Elusimicrobiota bacterium genomic window:
- a CDS encoding P22 phage major capsid protein family protein: MSNTLVTCSIISREVLAILKNSNKFMKGVNRTWEDEFAGNQSRGYSPGATINIKKPPRYTYRAGRVAVPQATTETTVPLTVSQGGTDLNFNTVERSLYLQQVEKKIEAAAAAVINEIDRQGMQMAHDNVFNLINSAGTIPATQLAQTQIFTDAGRRLNEMAAPDDANRYMTLNPAMNGAAVSGLAGLFNPGSKISSQYSSGQMLDALGFKISMDQNAVGHTNGAATATNINAVGITGSNITVVAVAAGTLTKGTIITLPGVYAVNPQSRQSTGVLMDFVVTADVAQGATTIPVSPALVTSGPFQNVTASPTNGSPYVIRGAASTAYGTSYAFHEDAFTLAMVPMWTPPGNKGVVDVSQLSEDGFTVKSTTFYDGVNDNYITRLDVLYGWAATYPELAVKVYNV, translated from the coding sequence ATGTCTAATACTCTTGTAACGTGTAGTATCATTTCTCGTGAAGTTTTGGCTATCCTCAAGAACTCCAACAAGTTCATGAAGGGTGTTAATCGTACTTGGGAAGATGAATTCGCTGGCAATCAATCTCGTGGTTATTCACCCGGCGCTACCATCAACATCAAAAAGCCTCCTCGTTATACCTATCGCGCTGGTCGTGTGGCAGTGCCTCAAGCTACTACCGAGACCACTGTACCGTTGACAGTTAGCCAAGGCGGTACTGATTTGAACTTCAACACTGTTGAGCGTAGTTTGTACCTGCAACAAGTTGAGAAAAAGATTGAAGCCGCTGCCGCTGCTGTAATCAACGAAATCGACCGCCAAGGTATGCAGATGGCTCATGATAACGTGTTCAACCTGATTAACTCCGCTGGTACTATCCCAGCCACTCAACTGGCACAGACTCAAATCTTCACCGATGCAGGTCGTCGCTTGAATGAAATGGCTGCTCCAGATGATGCTAATCGTTACATGACTCTTAACCCTGCTATGAACGGCGCAGCTGTTTCTGGCTTGGCTGGCCTGTTTAACCCAGGTTCCAAAATCTCTAGCCAGTATAGCTCTGGTCAGATGCTGGATGCTTTGGGCTTCAAAATTAGCATGGATCAAAACGCTGTAGGTCATACTAACGGCGCTGCAACTGCTACTAACATTAACGCCGTTGGCATTACAGGTTCTAATATCACTGTAGTAGCAGTTGCTGCTGGTACTTTGACAAAGGGTACTATTATTACCCTGCCTGGTGTTTATGCTGTAAACCCACAGAGCCGCCAGTCAACAGGTGTATTGATGGATTTCGTAGTGACTGCTGATGTTGCTCAAGGTGCCACCACAATCCCTGTAAGCCCAGCTCTGGTAACTTCTGGCCCATTCCAAAACGTGACTGCTTCTCCAACTAACGGCTCTCCGTATGTTATTCGTGGTGCAGCATCGACTGCTTACGGCACATCGTATGCTTTCCATGAGGATGCGTTCACTCTGGCGATGGTTCCAATGTGGACTCCTCCAGGTAACAAGGGAGTGGTTGATGTGTCGCAACTGTCTGAAGATGGCTTCACTGTTAAGTCTACAACCTTCTACGATGGTGTGAATGATAACTACATCACCCGTCTGGACGTGCTGTACGGTTGGGCTGCTACTTATCCAGAACTGGCCGTGAAGGTATATAACGTTTAA